In a single window of the Pseudoxanthomonas sp. F37 genome:
- a CDS encoding TonB-dependent receptor, giving the protein MLSPRRPAPCLLATALALALALASPAAFAETASDSKTKDLEAVVVTASPLKGNAESVATPVDVLYGEDLDKAKAGTLGETVAKLPGVQTTYFGTGVGRPIIRGQEGPRVQVLSGGIGSMDASTVSADHAVSIEPFLADQIEVLKGPATLLFGSGAIGGAVNVVDGRLAESIPDQPLSGRAEVRGNTVNDERTGMFRLDGVSGNWVLHVDGLVRDTDDYDIPGVAILHDHEEGEEHEEEPQPDGTLPNSSVKTRAGAVGATYLGDRGYFGLAASTYRSNYGIPAGAHVHGEEDHDHDGEADHDDEAHEEGAVRIDMTQNRFDMKAGVYEPVSFLQSINLRAAWNDYEHVELEGGEVGTRFSNEGYDARLEAVQKTWNGWRGAFGLQFGSTDFSAVGEEAFVPSTVTDTLGLFVVQEKDFGPWKLELGGRYDQVKLKPDDRAATDFSAVNLSAAAIWRLSDGFDLRFGLDRSERAPTNEELFAGGTHVATQSIEIGDASLDTEKGVRAEIGAHWHTDRVDLKLAVYQTRFKDFIYLTDTGVEEEGYPVRLWTQDDATFTGAEAEAKIQLADTAAGAWDLRLYGDYVRAELDGSGLRTVAFEVPHGDHTHGYEVDIAQGGYLPRISPMRVGADLGWSLGGWRASLGAVRYSKQDDVAQNEEPSDGYTLVDAHVAYRWDRPASSWEVFLDGSNLTDEEARPHTSLLRDYAPLPGRGVAFGIRAYF; this is encoded by the coding sequence ATGCTCTCCCCCCGCCGCCCCGCCCCCTGCCTGCTCGCCACCGCCCTGGCCCTGGCCCTGGCCTTGGCCTCGCCTGCCGCCTTCGCCGAGACCGCCAGCGACTCCAAGACCAAGGACCTGGAGGCCGTGGTGGTGACTGCTTCGCCGCTGAAGGGCAATGCGGAGTCCGTCGCCACCCCGGTGGACGTGCTGTACGGCGAAGACCTGGACAAGGCCAAGGCCGGCACCCTCGGCGAGACCGTCGCCAAGCTGCCGGGCGTGCAGACCACCTACTTCGGCACGGGCGTCGGCCGCCCGATCATCCGCGGCCAGGAAGGCCCGCGCGTGCAGGTGCTGTCCGGCGGCATCGGTTCGATGGATGCCTCCACCGTCAGCGCCGACCACGCGGTCAGCATCGAGCCCTTCCTCGCCGACCAGATCGAGGTCCTGAAGGGACCGGCCACCCTGCTGTTCGGCAGCGGCGCCATCGGTGGCGCGGTCAACGTGGTCGACGGACGCCTGGCCGAATCCATTCCCGACCAGCCGCTGAGCGGCCGCGCCGAGGTGCGCGGCAACACCGTCAACGACGAGCGCACCGGCATGTTCCGCCTGGACGGCGTAAGCGGGAACTGGGTGCTGCATGTCGACGGCCTGGTCCGCGACACCGACGACTACGACATCCCCGGCGTCGCCATCCTCCACGACCACGAAGAAGGCGAGGAGCACGAAGAGGAGCCGCAGCCCGACGGCACCCTGCCGAACAGTTCGGTGAAGACCCGCGCGGGCGCGGTCGGCGCGACCTATCTGGGCGATCGCGGCTACTTCGGCCTGGCCGCCAGCACCTACCGCAGCAACTACGGCATCCCCGCCGGCGCCCACGTGCATGGCGAGGAAGACCACGACCACGATGGCGAAGCCGACCACGATGACGAAGCGCACGAGGAAGGCGCCGTGCGCATCGACATGACGCAGAACCGCTTCGACATGAAGGCCGGCGTCTACGAACCGGTCTCGTTCCTGCAGAGCATCAACCTGCGCGCCGCCTGGAACGACTACGAACATGTGGAGCTGGAAGGCGGCGAAGTGGGCACGCGCTTCAGCAACGAGGGCTACGACGCCCGCCTGGAAGCGGTGCAGAAGACGTGGAACGGCTGGCGCGGCGCCTTCGGCCTGCAGTTCGGCAGCACCGATTTCAGCGCGGTGGGCGAAGAGGCGTTCGTGCCGTCCACCGTCACCGACACGCTGGGCCTGTTCGTGGTGCAGGAGAAGGATTTCGGCCCCTGGAAGCTGGAGCTGGGCGGTCGCTACGACCAGGTCAAGCTGAAGCCCGATGACCGCGCGGCCACCGATTTCAGTGCGGTCAACCTGTCGGCCGCCGCCATCTGGCGCCTGAGCGACGGCTTCGACCTGCGCTTCGGGCTGGACCGGTCCGAGCGCGCGCCGACCAACGAGGAACTGTTCGCCGGCGGCACTCACGTGGCCACCCAGTCCATCGAGATCGGCGATGCATCGCTGGATACGGAAAAGGGCGTGCGCGCCGAGATCGGTGCGCACTGGCACACCGACCGCGTCGACCTGAAGCTGGCCGTCTACCAGACCCGGTTCAAGGACTTCATCTACCTCACCGATACCGGCGTGGAAGAAGAAGGCTATCCGGTGCGCCTGTGGACGCAGGACGACGCCACCTTCACCGGCGCCGAGGCCGAAGCGAAGATCCAGTTGGCCGACACCGCCGCCGGCGCCTGGGACCTGCGCCTGTACGGCGATTACGTGCGTGCGGAGCTGGATGGCAGCGGCCTGCGCACCGTGGCCTTCGAGGTGCCGCACGGCGACCACACGCATGGCTACGAGGTCGACATCGCGCAGGGCGGCTACCTGCCCCGCATCTCGCCGATGCGCGTCGGTGCGGACCTGGGCTGGTCGCTGGGCGGCTGGCGCGCCTCGCTGGGCGCGGTGCGCTACAGCAAGCAGGACGACGTGGCGCAGAACGAGGAGCCCAGCGACGGCTACACGCTGGTCGACGCGCACGTGGCCTACCGCTGGGACCGCCCGGCCTCCAGCTGGGAGGTGTTCCTGGACGGCAGCAACCTGACCGACGAGGAAGCCCGGCCGCATACCTCGCTGCTGCGCGACTACGCGCCGCTGCCGGGCCGCGGCGTGGCCTTCGGCATCCGCGCCTACTTCTGA
- a CDS encoding helix-turn-helix domain-containing protein: MTPPPGPSTPSPCTCFRLRRASRRMTQVYDHELAPVGLSLNQYSILRRSEREPRVLGELADELGMDRTTLTRNLSPLVEAGLVEAVRGRDARQRMVTVTASGRDRLAAARPRWRRAQAAIDTMLGEAGIARLHRDLDHLDELLRHHLGHAA; this comes from the coding sequence ATGACGCCGCCACCCGGCCCCTCCACGCCCAGCCCGTGCACCTGCTTCCGTCTGCGCCGCGCCAGCCGCCGGATGACGCAGGTGTACGACCATGAACTCGCCCCGGTCGGCCTGAGCCTCAACCAGTACTCCATCCTGCGCCGCAGCGAGCGCGAACCGCGCGTGCTGGGTGAGTTGGCCGACGAACTGGGCATGGACCGCACCACGCTTACCCGCAATCTGTCGCCCCTGGTGGAAGCCGGCCTGGTGGAAGCCGTCCGCGGGCGCGACGCGCGCCAGCGCATGGTCACGGTGACGGCGTCGGGCCGCGACCGGCTGGCCGCGGCCAGACCCCGGTGGCGGCGCGCGCAGGCGGCCATCGACACGATGCTGGGCGAGGCCGGCATCGCCCGGCTGCACCGCGACCTGGACCACCTGGACGAGCTGCTGCGGCACCATCTGGGGCACGCCGCATGA